In one Brassica oleracea var. oleracea cultivar TO1000 chromosome C9, BOL, whole genome shotgun sequence genomic region, the following are encoded:
- the LOC106315867 gene encoding MATH domain and coiled-coil domain-containing protein At2g42460-like encodes MEKALSWEIDDFSKGKNWIKSDNFSSGGCEWYAKVYPKGSCCSDHLSLFLYVVNPNSLRPGWKRRAICSFFLLNQSGQILFRSPEESKCRLFCAEVPSWGFPKALPLTKLGFLEKDKLTVEVYIKVVEVVHQGKSTENDIIDFHGFQISACQVFPVANTVFQDPHYVIDFKPENQWVQTKYMYLLGLVETLSKPPQSLSATELSNAQRDLTALKESRFKIDWLNSKLEEVSLEWKKAAHSSDGSSGIHQLEERVENVELSLSDVIVELEKVKIKSAGAQVSSFQSIDFLIKRFFLSCFSFSKS; translated from the exons ATGGAGAAGGCATTGAGTTGGGAGATAGATGACTTCTCCAAGGGGAAAAATTGGATAAAGTCTGATAACTTCTCAAGTGGTGGCTGCGAATG GTATGCTAAGGTGTATCCCAAGGGATCCTGTTGCTCTGATCACTTGTCTCTGTTCCTTTACGTTGTGAATCCTAATTCATTGAGACCTGGATGGAAAAGGAGAGCTATTTGTAGCTTCTTTTTGTTGAATCAATCCGGCCAAATTCTATTCAGATCACC AGAAGAAAGCAAATGCCGTTTGTTCTGCGCTGAGGTCCCAAGCTGGGGTTTCCCGAAGGCGTTGCCTCTTACCAAGCTAGGGTTCCTGGAAAAGGACAAACTAACCGTTGAAGTCTACATCAAAGTAGTTGAAGTTGTTCATCAAGGAAAATCAACTGAGAATGATATAATAGATTTCCATGGTTTCCAGATCTCTGCTTGTCAA GTTTTCCCAGTGGCCAATACTGTCTTTCAGGACCCACACTATGTAATAGATTTCAAACCTGAGAACCAATGGGTCCAAACAAAGTACATGTATCTCCTTGGCCTCGTCGAGACACTGAGCAAGCCTCCACAGAGCTTGTCTGCGACAGAACTAAGCAATGCTCAAAGAGATTTGACTGCGCTGAAGGAGTCACGCTTCAAGATTGACTGGTTAAATTCAAAGCTCGAGGAGGTTTCCTTGGAGTGGAAGAAAGCAGCACATTCTTCTGATGGATCTTCTGGGATCCATCAACTAGAGGAACGGGTCGAGAATGTGGAATTGTCTTTGTCAGATGTCATAGTTGAACTAGAAAAGGTGAAGATTAAATCTGCTGGTGCTCAAGTTTCTTCGTTTCAGTCTATAGATTTTCTTATAAAGAGATTCTTTCTCTCTTGCTTCTCATTCTCAAAATCCTAA